In Staphylococcus capitis subsp. capitis, the genomic stretch ATAATTTAAATGAGCTACATCTATATTTTGCTTTTATTTCCTTTAATGGTGGGATTTATCTTATCATTAAAAAAGAAAAAACATGATAAAAAATAACTAATTCACTATAGTAAAGAAATTACAGATTTTCTATGAGTAAGACTTGTAATTTTATTGCAAATGAAGAAGCTACAAGCTATACTGAAATTAACAAATATTGAACTCATGTATCACCGAACCCCAACCTATGCCAGTAGGTTGGGGTTCTTTAGTGGTGAGGCTATGTCGCCTTATTTATTGCGGTTGTTTAGCCAAAACGTGAAAATCGCAACACAGCACTCTACTATAATAGGTGCTATTATACAAACAAATATTAAACTCATGATTTCACCTCCTTCCGCCGAATCTATCGCCGGAAGTAAGACGACCTAAGTATTATAACAGAAACTTAATTAATATACTTCTTTGGTATTATTCTTTATATAACAAATAAAATAAATGAAAAATTTCAGATAACTAATCAAATAAATAAATTTAAACCGCTGTTTTGTCATTTGAGATTTTGAATAAAGATACAAAAGTTCACTTAATGAAAAAGAATGAAAACACGTGAGAACAACGATGTATAAAAGATGAATAAACGATAATCACAAGACAAAGGCTTAAACGCTGTTAAATCAACGTTTAAGCCTTTATTGTTAGTTAACATAATTAACTATTATAGGTAGTAGAATTGTATAGTCTATTCATTGACTGAATTATATCAATAATTTTATTCATCTTACTTTTATCATGTGACACTACTCCTACAACTCTTTTATAATTTTGTAATTTTTTTTGATATAAGTTCATACTTTCAAGTCTTGTAGTCAATGATTGGGGGGTCAAAGTAATACCTTTATTTGCTTTAACATTAGCCAATATAGTTTCATAATAATCAACATAATTAATATGTAGCTTATCTTTAAGAGAATAACTTTTAAGAAAATTATATGTATCACATGGTGGTGTTTGTATATAAATATTCTCCTTTTTTAAGGATTTTACATTAACTTGCTTAGTGTTTGTAAACTTATTTTTATCAGCATAAGCTACAATAAAATCTTCAGTATAAATTTTTTCTATATAAAGCGAATCATTCCTTAAATTTGTAATATCACCGATAATAACATCTATATTATCTTTATAAAGTTCTTCAATTAACACTGAAGTACTATTTTCAATAACTAAAACGACATTTTTAGTAAGATAATTCCTCTCATGTAACTTATATAATGAAAAACTAGGTATGACTCCCAATCTAATTTTTCTATTTTTAGAATTACTTATTTTATTTTTTAAATCTTTTATTTGCTCGTTCATTTTTAAAAATGAATGAAAAACAATATTTCCACTTTTAGTTAAAAAAATTCCTTTAGAAGTTCTATAAAATAAATCACAGTCAAAGTAATTTTCAATACTTTTAATTCTTTTGCTTAAGGCTGGTGTACTTATATTCAATTCTTTAGAAGCTTTATTTAAACTATTGTATTCGACAACTTTAATGAAGTCTTTCATATAATTAAAATCCATAAAATCCCCCATAGTATTAACTATTGCTTTATACCTATATTAAGACATTACTTATTCATATATTTCAAGTAAAGATTTATCCTTTTAATAACAGAGGAGGTGAAAAGATGATTTATTTTTCTACAGCTGAAGTAGATGACATAGATAGTGTCGCAAGCTTTCGTATGATTTTATTAAATAATGGTAAATCACATTATGGAAGTGCAAATAATGATGAACTTTTAAAAATTAAAAATCATTTTAAAAGTTGGATGAAAAAAAATTTAAAAAAAGATGATGTACATATTGTTATAAGTAAGAATGACGACGAAGAAATTATAAGTATGGGGATAGGAATAATTGATAACCGTGCCCCTGTACAAGGATCATTAAATGGTAAAAGTGGTTGGATTTCAAGTCTAATTGTTCATCCTAATTACAGAAAGCAAGGGCTTGGGAAAGAAACATTGAATACATTAATAAAATGGTTTGATATGAACTATGTTTCAAAAATCATTTTACATTCTACTAAAGAAGGCGAATTTTTATACAATAAATTAGGATTCTTAAAAGATAATGAGAATATATTTATTAAAACTATTTATTGAGGAAGGAAACAAATATGAATGTTTTGATAATCGGTATGGGGTTTGCAGGAAATATGTATCAACAAGTTTTATCCCATCTAAAAAAATATGATAATTACTCATTGAATATAGCTTATCACTCAAAAAGTAGAAACAATTTTTCAATAAAATACTACTCAACTCTTAGAACTGCACTTAAAGAACATAAACCTTCTTTAATAATTGTTACCGTAAATGATGTATATCATTTAGAAATTTTAAATGAACTTAAAGATTTTAAGGGAACTATTTTATGCGAAAAACCTCTTGTTGCTAATCAAGAGCAATTAGACATAATAAAAAATTCTCTTTCTAATGAAATCAATTTAATTTTAAGTACCGTTATTCGTTTCTCACGTGCGTCTCAAAAACTAAAGAATTTTTTAAAGAATAGAAAAACTTCCATAAAAAAAATAAATTTTGTTTGGAAAAAAAATAGAATTAATGATTACCGTCCCACAGTAGGAGTTATCAGTGAAGTTATTCATCCTTTAGATACCATTCAATGGCTTTTAGACAAAAATATTAATATCCAAAATACATTAACGACTTCATCTAATTATTCTGTTGATAGAAATAAAAAAACTTTAGATAGTGTATTTATTTTAGGAGAAACTGATGATAAAGAAGTTATTTCTGGATACAGTAGCTTTATTAGTTTACAAGTCGAGCGATCTATTGAAATTGTGTTAAAGGATCTAGAACTAGATACACATTTTTTTATTACATTAACTTTTGACAAAGACGAATGGTTCTCAGATAAATTAATTATTTTTCAAGAAGATCAGGAAGGTTATAAAGAAATAATTAACTTTAATAGTATGGATATTAAGACTCATTATAGTAAAAAAATAGAACGCACATTACTAATGGTTAAAAATATTTTAAATAGTGAAATGAAATCTACTGATCTTTGTTTAAAAGAGGATACATTTAGTATCCAATCATTACTTAATGACATTTCAAAAAATGAGCCTAAAAGTGAAATTGACTATGATTTTTCTTCAAAGAACATTTTAAAAAAGAATTCAACAACATTCGATAGGATAGGATAATAATGAAAAAAATATGGATTTTAACTATAGGTATGTTTGCCTTAGGTATGGATGCCTACATTGTAGCTGGATTAATACCTTCAATAAGTCAAAGTTTTAACAAAAATAGTTCTGCTATTGGTCAGGGAGTAACAGTTTTCACATTATTTTTCTCTATTTCTGCACCAATTTTTTCAACAATATTAGCTAAATCGCCAGTAAAAAAAATATTAGTGATAGCAATCAGTGTATTTACTTTAGCCAATATTATAACCGCAATATCTATGAACTACACGGTATACATCATATCAAGAGCAATCGCTGGATTAGGAGCTGGCGTATTCTCACCAATAGCGATAAGTGCAAGTAATCATTTAGTTTCAGAAAAGCATAAAGGAAAAGCAATCGCATTTACAGTAGGTGGAATGAGTGTAGGAACTGTCATAGGAGTGCCTCTTGGACTAGAAATTTCGAAGCTTTCTAATTGGAGATTTGCGATGTTGGTTATTATTGTCATTAGCTTTATTGCATTGATAAGTATTTCTATACTGATGCCTAAATTTAAAATACAGGCTCCTCCAAATTTAAAAGATCGTTTTCAATTATTCCTAAACAGACACGTCCTAAGAGTTATTTCAGTCACATTATGTGCTGCTGTCGCTAGTCTAGGTTTGTATACTTATTTGGCCGATATCATTAAAGCAAATACGGATATAAAAAGTTTAACTTATTACCTTACAGCCTGGGGCATAGGTGGATTAATAGGAAGTTTTGGCATAGGTTTTGTTATAGATAAATTTAAAAATACAAGACTTGTTATGTTGATTATTTTAATTTTATTAGCATTAAGTTTTGTTTTAATTCCTGTTTCTATCAAATTACCTCTATTAGGCTTACTACCCTTTATTCTATGGGGGGCTATGGGATGGGCTACACAAGCACCCCAACAACATATACTACTAAAAAATCATCCTAAACATGGAGGTTCTGCTGTAGCTTTAAATAGTTCTATTAATTATTTAGGCAGTGCTATTGGATCAGCAATCGGAGGAATTATTTTATTTAATGTTAATAATACAAACGTACTAATATATAGCGCTTTAGGAATTACTATTATTGGTATTTTATTACAATTGTTAAATATTTCTATAGATAGGGAGAAATTATAGATGTATAAAGAACAAAGTATCGCTTTACTTAATGATTTAAAATCTAGTAATCAATATAGAGAATTTAAAGAGATAAATAGAATAGCGGGAAAGTACCCTTCAGCTTATAATTTTAATAATAAAATTAATGTTTTTTGTAGCAATGACTATTTAGGAATGTCACAAAACAAAGAAATTATGCTTTCAATGATAGATGCAATAATTAAGTTAGGCGCTGGAGCTGGGGGCTCTAGAAATATCGGGGGATCACATAAATACTTCTCTATGTTAGAAAATATGTTAGCTGAATGGCATCAAAAGGAAAGTGCACTGGTATTTCCTACTGGATATTCTTCAAATGATGCTAGCATTCAGTGCCTTTTAAGGAAATTTCCTGAAATGATTGTATTTTCAGACTCTAAAAATCATGCTTCTATAATTAATGGCATAAGAAGCACTAAGAATCAAAAGATAATTTTTGAACATAACAATACATATGACTTAGAAAGTAAACTAAAAAATTACTCAAAAGATACACCTAAAATAATCATATTTGAATCTATCTATTCTATGGATGGTGATGTTGCTCCAATTAAAGAGATAGTAAATTTGGCTATTAAATACAATGCTCTAACTTTTTTAGATGAAGTTCATGCAGTAGGTATGTATGGAAAAACAGGAGCAGGATATGCTGAATTATTAGGTATATCAGACAAAATAGATATCATTCAATCAACTATGGCCAAAGGAATCGGCATTATTGGAGGATATATAACAGGTGAAAAAAATATTATTGATTTAATTAGATCATTTTCTTCTGGGTTTATTTTCACTACAGCACTTCCGCCTTGTATAGTAGCAGGTTGTATTACTAGTGTAAACCACATTAGAAATTCTAATGTGGAAAGAATAAATTTAAAAGAAAAGACAAAGTATTTACGAGAAAAATTAAGTGAGTACAATATTCCAGTTCTAAAGGAAAGTACTACACATATCGTTCCTGTAATTATAGGAAATAGTCTAAAATGTAAACAAGCTTCTGAGAAACTTTTACAAGAATATAATATATATGTCCAACCTATTAACTATCCTACGGTAGAAAAAGGTACTGAAAGATTTAGAATTAATGTAACACCTAATCATACCCATAAGGATATTGATCATTTATGTGAATCTATTCATTCAATTTTCAGAGAATTAAGTATTTAAAACTATTATACTGTAAGACTTGTTTTTACTCTTCTTGAATTATTAAGCAACTATCCTTATAATTTATTCAATTTTTCATTAAAAAATTCAAAGAAGCTGAAAGATTTTTACCAGTAAGCTAGCATATCTCATAAAGTGACTAACGTAGTTGTTAGTCACTCTTTTTATTGTTGCTCTTTTAATCGTTTAATCGCATTTTTTAATGGCCGATCATCACGATATGTATTGAAGTTCATAAATGCTGTACTATCAAAATGTTGTAATAAGTGATGAAAGACGTCATTTTCTTGTCTCAGTTGGTCGATTTCATCTTCCAACTGATGAATATGGCGCTGGAGT encodes the following:
- a CDS encoding MFS transporter; amino-acid sequence: MKKIWILTIGMFALGMDAYIVAGLIPSISQSFNKNSSAIGQGVTVFTLFFSISAPIFSTILAKSPVKKILVIAISVFTLANIITAISMNYTVYIISRAIAGLGAGVFSPIAISASNHLVSEKHKGKAIAFTVGGMSVGTVIGVPLGLEISKLSNWRFAMLVIIVISFIALISISILMPKFKIQAPPNLKDRFQLFLNRHVLRVISVTLCAAVASLGLYTYLADIIKANTDIKSLTYYLTAWGIGGLIGSFGIGFVIDKFKNTRLVMLIILILLALSFVLIPVSIKLPLLGLLPFILWGAMGWATQAPQQHILLKNHPKHGGSAVALNSSINYLGSAIGSAIGGIILFNVNNTNVLIYSALGITIIGILLQLLNISIDREKL
- a CDS encoding Gfo/Idh/MocA family oxidoreductase; translation: MNVLIIGMGFAGNMYQQVLSHLKKYDNYSLNIAYHSKSRNNFSIKYYSTLRTALKEHKPSLIIVTVNDVYHLEILNELKDFKGTILCEKPLVANQEQLDIIKNSLSNEINLILSTVIRFSRASQKLKNFLKNRKTSIKKINFVWKKNRINDYRPTVGVISEVIHPLDTIQWLLDKNINIQNTLTTSSNYSVDRNKKTLDSVFILGETDDKEVISGYSSFISLQVERSIEIVLKDLELDTHFFITLTFDKDEWFSDKLIIFQEDQEGYKEIINFNSMDIKTHYSKKIERTLLMVKNILNSEMKSTDLCLKEDTFSIQSLLNDISKNEPKSEIDYDFSSKNILKKNSTTFDRIG
- a CDS encoding type I toxin-antitoxin system Fst family toxin translates to MSLIFVCIIAPIIVECCVAIFTFWLNNRNK
- the hemA gene encoding 5-aminolevulinate synthase; amino-acid sequence: MYKEQSIALLNDLKSSNQYREFKEINRIAGKYPSAYNFNNKINVFCSNDYLGMSQNKEIMLSMIDAIIKLGAGAGGSRNIGGSHKYFSMLENMLAEWHQKESALVFPTGYSSNDASIQCLLRKFPEMIVFSDSKNHASIINGIRSTKNQKIIFEHNNTYDLESKLKNYSKDTPKIIIFESIYSMDGDVAPIKEIVNLAIKYNALTFLDEVHAVGMYGKTGAGYAELLGISDKIDIIQSTMAKGIGIIGGYITGEKNIIDLIRSFSSGFIFTTALPPCIVAGCITSVNHIRNSNVERINLKEKTKYLREKLSEYNIPVLKESTTHIVPVIIGNSLKCKQASEKLLQEYNIYVQPINYPTVEKGTERFRINVTPNHTHKDIDHLCESIHSIFRELSI
- a CDS encoding GNAT family N-acetyltransferase, translated to MIYFSTAEVDDIDSVASFRMILLNNGKSHYGSANNDELLKIKNHFKSWMKKNLKKDDVHIVISKNDDEEIISMGIGIIDNRAPVQGSLNGKSGWISSLIVHPNYRKQGLGKETLNTLIKWFDMNYVSKIILHSTKEGEFLYNKLGFLKDNENIFIKTIY
- a CDS encoding LysR family transcriptional regulator, with protein sequence MDFNYMKDFIKVVEYNSLNKASKELNISTPALSKRIKSIENYFDCDLFYRTSKGIFLTKSGNIVFHSFLKMNEQIKDLKNKISNSKNRKIRLGVIPSFSLYKLHERNYLTKNVVLVIENSTSVLIEELYKDNIDVIIGDITNLRNDSLYIEKIYTEDFIVAYADKNKFTNTKQVNVKSLKKENIYIQTPPCDTYNFLKSYSLKDKLHINYVDYYETILANVKANKGITLTPQSLTTRLESMNLYQKKLQNYKRVVGVVSHDKSKMNKIIDIIQSMNRLYNSTTYNS